A region of the Pseudomonas asiatica genome:
TACCGCGACCTGCCGCTGCGCCTGGCCGAGTTCGGTGCCTGCCACCGTAACGAGCCGTCCGGCGCCCTGCACGGCATCATGCGCGTGCGTGGCTTCGTGCAGGACGACGCGCACATCTTCTGCACCGAAGAACAGGTAAAGAAAGAAGCCGCCGACTTCATCAAGCTGACCCTGGACGTGTACAAGGACTTCGGCTTCACCGACATCGCCATGAAGCTGTCGACCCGCCCGGCCAAGCGCGTGGGTTCCGAAGAGCTGTGGGACCGTGCCGAAGGCGCACTGGCCGACGCCTTGAACGAATCGGGCCTGGAGTGGGAATACCAGCCGGGCGAGGGCGCCTTCTACGGCCCGAAGATCGAGTTCACCCTGCGCGACTGCCTCGGCCGTAACTGGCAGTGCGGTACCCTGCAGTACGACCCGAACCTGCCGGAACGCCTGGATGCCAGCTATATCGCCGAAGATAACAGCCGAGTTCGCCCGGTCATGCTGCACCGCGCCATCCTCGGTTCGTTCGAGCGCTTCATCGGCATGCTGATCGAGCACTACGCTGGCGTGTTCCCGGCCTGGCTGGCACCCACCCAGGCCGTGATCATGAACATCACCGACAAGCAGGCCGATTTCGCCCTCGAGGTGGAAAATACCCTGAACGGTAGCGGTTTCCGTGCCAAGTCGGACTTGAGAAATGAGAAGATCGGCTTTAAAATCCGCGAGCATACTTTGCTCAAGGTCCCGTACCTTTTGGTTATAGGGGATCGCGAAGTCGAAACGCAGACCGTCGCCGTACGCACCCGTGAAGGCAAAGACCTCGGCTCCATGCCGGTGGCTGAATTCACGCAGCTGCTCAACAGCGCTGTTGCCCAGCGCGGTCGCCTAGAATCGGAGTAATGACTATTAAGCGTGAAATGAGAAACGATAAACGAACTGCACCGAAAGCCCCGATCAACGAGAATATCTCGGCACGCGAGGTTCGGTTAATTGGCGCTGACGGCGAGCAGATTGGCATCGTCTCGATTGATGAAGCGCTTCGTATCGCTGATGAAGCGAAGCTGGATCTGGTGGAAATCTCTGCAGACGCGCAACCGCCCGTCTGCAAGGTGATGGACTACGGCAAGCACCTCTTCGAGAAGAAGAAGCAGGCCAACGAAGCCAAGAAAAACCAGAAGCAGATCCAGATCAAAGAAATCAAGTTTCGTCCAGGGACGGAAGAAGGGGATTACCAGGTAAAACTACGCAACCTGGTACGTTTCCTTACCGATGGGGACAAGGCCAAGATCTCTCTGAGATTCCGCGGCCGTGAGATGGCCCACCAGGAGCTGGGCATGGAGCTGTTGAAGCGGGTCGAAGCCGACCTCGCCGAATACGGCTCCGTTGAGCAGCATCCGAAGATGGAAGGACGCCAGCTTATGATGGTCATCGCCCCCAAAAAGAAGAAGTAATCTCCCGGGCACGGCAGGCCTGATGATTATTGTGTAATTTTATCGAATGCGGAGTTCCAACATGCCAAAAATGAAAACCAAGAGCGGTGCTGCGAAGCGCTTCCTGAAGACCGCTTCCGGCTTCAAGCACAAGCACGCTTTCAAGAGCCACATCCTGACCAAAATGTCGACCAAGCGTAAGCGTCAACTGCGCGGTGCCAGCCTGCTGCACCCGTCTGACGTGGCAAAAGTCGAGCGCATGCTGCGCGTACGTTAATTCTGGTTTAGATAGAGGAAGTTACTCATGGCTCGTGTTAAGCGTGGCGTCATCGCTCGTAAGCGTCACAAGAAAATTCTGAAACTGGCTAAAGGCTACTACGGTGCACGCTCGCGCGTATTCCGCGTTGCCAAGCAGGCTGTCATCAAGGCAGGTCAATATGCCTACCGTGACCGTCGTCAGAAGAAGCGTCAGTTCCGCGCACTGTGGATCGCTCGTATCAACGCCGGTGCCCGCACCAACGGTCTGTCCTACAGCCGTCTGATTGCTGGCCTGAAAAAGGCTTCGATCGAAATCGACCGTAAGGTTCTGGCCGATCTGGCAGTGAACGAAAAAGCGGCGTTTGCTGCGATTGTCGAGAAAGCTAAAGCCGTTCTGGCTTAAGTACCCGCGACAATCACCCGGCGGCGCTAGCGCCGTCGGGCATTGAACGTCATCGATAGGGGAAGAGCCTTCAAAGCTCTTCCCCTATTTTCGTATCTGGAGTCTGTACATGGAAAACCTGGATGCGTTGGTCTCCCAAGCCCTAGAGGCCGTGGAGCGCGCTGAAGACATCAATACCCTGGAACAGATCCGGGTGAATTATCTCGGCAAGAAAGGCGAGCTGACCCAGGTGATGAAGACCCTGGGCAACCTGCCAGCCGAAGAGCGGCCGAAAGTCGGCGCGCTGATCAACGACGCCAAAGAGCGCGTCACCGTTGTGCTCAATGCCCGCAAGGCCGCCTTCGAAGAAGCCGAGCTCAGCGCTCGCCTGGCTGCCGAATGCATTGACGTCACCCTGCCAGGCCGCGGCCAGGCCACTGGTGGCCTGCACCCGATCACCCGTACACTCGAGCGCATCGAGCAGTTCTTCACCCACATCGGCTACGGCATTGCCGAAGGCCCAGAGGTGGAAGACGACTACCACAACTTCGAAGCGCTCAACATCCCCGGCCACCACCCGGCCCGGGCGATGCACGACACCTTCTACTTCAATGCCAACATGCTGCTGCGCACCCACACCTCGCCGGTGCAGGTGCGGACCATGGAGTCCACCCAGCCGCCAATCCGCATTGTCTGCCCGGGCCGCGTATACCGTTGCGACTCGGATATCACCCACTCGCCGATGTTCCACCAGGTCGAAGGCCTGCTGATCGATCGCGATATCAACTTCGCCGACCTCAAGGGCACCATCGAAGAGTTCCTGCGCGTGTTCTTCGAAAAAGAACTGGCGGTACGTTTCCGCCCATCGTTCTTCCCCTTCACCGAGCCGTCCGCCGAAGTCGACATCCAGTGCGTGATGTGTTCCGGCAAAGGCTGCCGCGTGTGCAAGCAGACCGGCTGGCTGGAAGTGATGGGCTGCGGCATGGTGCACCCGAACGTGCTGCGCATGTCCGGCATCGACCCTGAAGAGTTCCAGGGCTTCGCCTTCGGCATGGGCGCCGAGCGCCTGGCCATGCTGCGCTACGGCGTCAACGATTTGCGTCTGTTCTTCGATAACGACCTGCGGTTCCTTGCCCAATTCCGCTAGGCCCAATCGACGCACATTCTAGGAGAACAGCATGAAATTCAGTGAACAGTGGCTGCGCGGTTGGGTAAACCCGCAAGTCTCCCGTGACGAACTGGTCGCCCGCCTGTCCATGGCCGGCCTCGAAGTCGACAGCGTTACCCCCGCTGCCGGCCAGTTCAGCGGCATCGTCGTGGGCGAAATCCTCGCCACCGAACAACACCCGGACGCCGACAAGCTGCGCGTGTGCCAGGTAAGCAACGGCCAGGAAACCTTCCAGGTCGTGTGCGGCGCCCCTAACGCCCGCCCAGGCATCAAGATCCCGTTCGCAATGATCGGCGCCGAACTGCCAGGCGACTTCAAGATCAAGAAGGCCAAGCTGCGCGGCGTCGAGTCCTTCGGCATGCTGTGCTCGGCTGCCGAGCTGCAAATCAGCGAAGAGAACGACGGCCTGCTGGAACTGGCTGCCGACGCCCCGGTTGGCGAAGACATTCGCCAGTACCTGAGCCTGGACGACGCCAGCATCGAAATCGGCCTCACCCCCAACCGCGGCGACTGCCTGTCCATCGCCGGCCTGGCCCGCGACGTCAGCGCCCTGTACGACACCCCGGTCACCCGCCCGGTAGTGCCAGCCGTACCGGCTGCCCACGACGAAGTGCGCCCGGTCGAAGTCAGCGCCCCGGCTGCCTGCCCACGCTACCTGGGCCGCGTCATCCGCAACGTCGACCTGAGCAAGCCGACCCCACTGTGGATGGTCGAACGCCTGCGCCGCAGCGACGTGCGCAGCATCGACGCCGCCGTCGACATCACCAACTACGTGATGCTCGAACTCGGCCAGCCGATGCACGCCTTCGACCTGGCAGAAATCAACGGCGGCATCCGCGTACGCATGGCCGAAGAGGGCGAGAAGCTCGTCCTGCTCGATGGCCAGGAAGTTGCCCTGCGCGCCGACACCCTGGTAATCGCCGACCACACCCGCGCCCTGGCCATTGCCGGCGTCATGGGTGGCGAGCACAGCGGTGTGAACACCGAAAAAACCCGCGACCTGTTCCTGGAAAGCGCCTTCTTCGAGCCAATCTCCGTCGCCGGTAAAGCCCGTTCCTACGGCCTGCACACCGACGCCTCGCACCGCTACGAGCGCGGCGTGGACTCGCAGCTGGCCCGCGAAGCCATCGAGCGCGCCACCCAGCTGCTGCTGGACATCGTCGGCGGCGAAGCCGGCCCGGTCGTCGAAGCCGTCAGCGAACAGCACCTGCCGCAAGTGGCCCCGGTCACCCTGCGCGCCGAACGCATCACCCAGATGCTCGGCATGGAAATGGACCCAGCCCAGGTCGAGCAGCTGCTGAACGCCCTTGAGCTGACCACTACCAAAACTGAAGAAGGGCAGTGGACCGTCAACGTCCCAAGCCACCGCTTCGACATCAGCCTGGAAGTGGACCTGATCGAAGAGCT
Encoded here:
- the infC gene encoding translation initiation factor IF-3; amino-acid sequence: MTIKREMRNDKRTAPKAPINENISAREVRLIGADGEQIGIVSIDEALRIADEAKLDLVEISADAQPPVCKVMDYGKHLFEKKKQANEAKKNQKQIQIKEIKFRPGTEEGDYQVKLRNLVRFLTDGDKAKISLRFRGREMAHQELGMELLKRVEADLAEYGSVEQHPKMEGRQLMMVIAPKKKK
- the rpmI gene encoding 50S ribosomal protein L35, translating into MPKMKTKSGAAKRFLKTASGFKHKHAFKSHILTKMSTKRKRQLRGASLLHPSDVAKVERMLRVR
- the rplT gene encoding 50S ribosomal protein L20, with protein sequence MARVKRGVIARKRHKKILKLAKGYYGARSRVFRVAKQAVIKAGQYAYRDRRQKKRQFRALWIARINAGARTNGLSYSRLIAGLKKASIEIDRKVLADLAVNEKAAFAAIVEKAKAVLA
- the pheS gene encoding phenylalanine--tRNA ligase subunit alpha; its protein translation is MENLDALVSQALEAVERAEDINTLEQIRVNYLGKKGELTQVMKTLGNLPAEERPKVGALINDAKERVTVVLNARKAAFEEAELSARLAAECIDVTLPGRGQATGGLHPITRTLERIEQFFTHIGYGIAEGPEVEDDYHNFEALNIPGHHPARAMHDTFYFNANMLLRTHTSPVQVRTMESTQPPIRIVCPGRVYRCDSDITHSPMFHQVEGLLIDRDINFADLKGTIEEFLRVFFEKELAVRFRPSFFPFTEPSAEVDIQCVMCSGKGCRVCKQTGWLEVMGCGMVHPNVLRMSGIDPEEFQGFAFGMGAERLAMLRYGVNDLRLFFDNDLRFLAQFR
- the pheT gene encoding phenylalanine--tRNA ligase subunit beta, which produces MKFSEQWLRGWVNPQVSRDELVARLSMAGLEVDSVTPAAGQFSGIVVGEILATEQHPDADKLRVCQVSNGQETFQVVCGAPNARPGIKIPFAMIGAELPGDFKIKKAKLRGVESFGMLCSAAELQISEENDGLLELAADAPVGEDIRQYLSLDDASIEIGLTPNRGDCLSIAGLARDVSALYDTPVTRPVVPAVPAAHDEVRPVEVSAPAACPRYLGRVIRNVDLSKPTPLWMVERLRRSDVRSIDAAVDITNYVMLELGQPMHAFDLAEINGGIRVRMAEEGEKLVLLDGQEVALRADTLVIADHTRALAIAGVMGGEHSGVNTEKTRDLFLESAFFEPISVAGKARSYGLHTDASHRYERGVDSQLAREAIERATQLLLDIVGGEAGPVVEAVSEQHLPQVAPVTLRAERITQMLGMEMDPAQVEQLLNALELTTTKTEEGQWTVNVPSHRFDISLEVDLIEELARLYGYNNLPVRYPQARLAPQGKPETRGDLPTLRRLLVARGYQEAITYSFIDPKLFELFSPGVEPLLLANPISSDMAAMRASLWPGLVKALQHNLNRQQDRVRLFESGLRFVGQLGDLKQQPMIAGVVTGSRLPEGWANGRDGVDFFDVKADVEALLGYSGALSDFTFSAGKHPALHPGQTAAIERDGKLVGYLGAIHPELAKALDLDRPVFLFELVLGDVVEGRLPKFSELSKFPETRRDLALIAGRDVASSSVLEVIRDNAGEWLTDLRLFDVYQGKGIDPDRKSLAVGLTWQHPSRTLNDDEVNAALQNILTSLEQRLNTTLRK